The following are encoded together in the Streptomyces tsukubensis genome:
- the egtD gene encoding L-histidine N(alpha)-methyltransferase: MSPFHLTRTLPEDATGAELRADVLRGLTGTPRTLPPKWFYDARGSRLFDEITTLPEYYPTRAEREILLARAAEIAAAAGARTLVELGSGSSDKTRHLLDAMTSLRGYVPVDVSESALRQAGRALLAERPALDVHAVVADFTAGLTLPASPGPRLVAFLGGTLGNLLPEERGAFLASLRALLEPGDSLLLGTDLVKDERTLVRAYDDAAGVTAEFNKNVLSVINRELGADFDPDAFSHVAVWDRERQWIEMRLRSEVAQTVKIPALDLTLDFAEGEETRTEVSAKFTEERVRGELGAAGLTPVRWWTDGERRFALSLSTVDGPASDDDGRARADG, translated from the coding sequence GTGAGCCCGTTCCACCTGACCCGCACCCTGCCCGAGGACGCCACAGGCGCCGAGCTGCGCGCCGATGTACTGCGGGGCCTGACCGGTACCCCGCGTACGCTGCCACCCAAGTGGTTCTATGACGCGCGCGGCAGCCGGCTGTTCGACGAGATCACCACACTGCCCGAGTACTACCCGACCCGCGCCGAGCGGGAGATCCTGCTGGCGCGGGCAGCGGAGATCGCAGCGGCGGCCGGCGCGCGGACCCTGGTCGAGCTGGGCTCGGGGTCGTCCGACAAGACCAGGCACCTGCTGGACGCGATGACGTCGCTGCGGGGCTACGTGCCGGTCGACGTGAGTGAGAGCGCGCTGCGCCAGGCGGGCCGCGCACTGCTCGCGGAGCGGCCCGCGCTTGACGTGCACGCCGTGGTGGCGGACTTCACCGCGGGGTTGACGCTGCCCGCCTCGCCCGGCCCCAGGCTCGTGGCGTTCCTCGGTGGAACGCTCGGCAATCTGCTGCCCGAGGAGCGGGGGGCGTTCCTCGCCTCGCTCCGGGCGCTCCTTGAGCCGGGGGACTCGCTCCTTCTCGGTACGGACCTCGTCAAGGACGAGCGGACGCTGGTGCGGGCGTACGACGACGCCGCCGGGGTGACCGCCGAGTTCAACAAGAACGTATTGAGCGTGATCAACCGCGAGTTGGGCGCCGATTTCGACCCGGATGCCTTCTCCCACGTGGCGGTCTGGGACCGTGAACGGCAGTGGATCGAGATGCGGCTGCGTTCCGAGGTGGCGCAGACGGTGAAGATCCCGGCTCTCGACCTGACGTTGGATTTCGCGGAGGGCGAGGAGACGCGTACGGAGGTGTCCGCGAAGTTCACCGAGGAGCGGGTACGCGGGGAGCTCGGCGCCGCGGGGCTGACACCGGTGCGCTGGTGGACGGATGGGGAGCGGCGGTTCGCGCTGTCGCTGTCCACGGTGGACGGACCGGCGTCGGACGACGACGGGAGGGCTCGCGCTGACGGCTGA
- the egtC gene encoding ergothioneine biosynthesis protein EgtC, producing the protein MCRHIAALGPARPLGGVLVEPEYGLYRQAWAPRRQRHGTVNADGFGVGWYADGDPRPARYRRAGPIWADQSFGDLARVVRSEAVLAAVRDATVAGADDEAAAAPFTADRWLFSHNGVVTGWPGTAVDLAATLPAAELLALEARCDSALVWALLLHRLREGEPLGQALADTVLQVGAAAPGSRLNLLVTDGERIAATAWGEDLWYLKDRPELHVAMASEPYDDDPAWREVPDLTLLIADRNDVLLTPLKEPLA; encoded by the coding sequence ATGTGCCGTCACATCGCCGCGCTCGGGCCCGCCCGGCCGCTCGGCGGAGTGCTCGTGGAACCGGAGTACGGCCTGTACCGGCAGGCCTGGGCGCCACGCCGACAGCGGCACGGCACGGTGAACGCGGACGGGTTCGGCGTCGGCTGGTACGCGGACGGCGACCCCCGCCCCGCCCGGTACCGCAGGGCGGGGCCGATCTGGGCCGATCAGTCCTTCGGCGACCTCGCGCGGGTGGTGCGCAGCGAAGCCGTGCTCGCCGCGGTCAGGGACGCGACCGTGGCGGGGGCCGACGACGAGGCGGCGGCGGCGCCGTTCACCGCGGACCGGTGGCTGTTCAGCCACAACGGTGTGGTGACCGGCTGGCCGGGGACGGCCGTCGACCTCGCGGCCACGCTCCCCGCGGCGGAACTGCTGGCCCTGGAGGCGCGCTGCGACTCGGCGCTGGTGTGGGCGCTGCTCCTGCACCGGCTGCGCGAGGGTGAGCCGTTGGGGCAGGCGCTCGCCGACACCGTCCTCCAAGTGGGGGCGGCCGCGCCGGGCTCTCGGCTCAATCTCCTCGTCACCGACGGGGAGCGGATCGCCGCCACCGCGTGGGGTGAGGATCTTTGGTATCTGAAGGACCGCCCGGAACTCCATGTCGCCATGGCGTCCGAACCCTACGACGACGACCCGGCCTGGCGTGAGGTGCCGGACCTGACCCTGCTCATCGCGGACCGAAACGATGTCCTGCTGACACCGCTCAAGGAGCCCCTGGCGTGA